A region of Lacinutrix sp. Hel_I_90 DNA encodes the following proteins:
- a CDS encoding PKD domain-containing protein gives MKTLKHLFCFFLITATYFACNQDDDNTDFINEVPAPTNVSALVTVTQDNTGLVTITPLGEGVTTFVVNYGDGSENNSEILRPGYNTQHTYAEGVYLIAITATGVNGKTTTVTQEIVVSFQAPQNLMVTIENDSNVSKQVNVTASAEFALSYEVDFGELGSTPIMGNIDDTVSYTYQEPGTYTITVTAFSAAVETTSYSEAFLVTEILAPLNPAPTPPARVDSDVVSVFSDAYTDVTLDELPTVWSSSGFEATTVESDNIWKLTTLDFLGIVTNYANGIDVSAMETLHIDYWVPSGTTNELFVKIVNTVDGGEDIESLGTTVGGSWQSIDIDMTVFDDGNLANKEKITQLIIDSDGVADVVYIDNFYFYKLASGPSPLIGTWKMAPEAGALGVGPAPGDISWFACDAACVTDRACYFDDTYVFGANGSFTNVLGTDTWIEPWQGGNDACGTPVAPYNGVTASFTHNETAGTVTLNGTGAYIGLPKANNQGELPNVPVPNAITYTVTFIDMDTISVYVESGAGVFWQYKLVREIPTTNSPLVGTWQMAPEAGSLGVGPAPGDTSWFACDAACVTDRACYFDDTYVFGANGSFTNVLGVDTWIEPWQGGNDACGTPVAPHDGNTTATFIHDETAGTVTINGVGAYLGLPKANNQGELPNVAVPNEITYTLTFIDTDTISVYVESGAGVFWQYKLIRN, from the coding sequence ATGAAAACATTAAAACACCTCTTTTGTTTCTTTTTAATTACAGCAACCTATTTTGCTTGTAATCAAGATGACGACAATACTGATTTTATAAATGAAGTGCCAGCACCTACAAATGTTTCTGCATTAGTAACAGTGACTCAAGATAATACTGGATTGGTAACGATAACACCTCTTGGTGAAGGCGTAACTACTTTTGTAGTAAACTATGGCGATGGTTCAGAGAATAATTCTGAAATTTTACGCCCTGGATATAACACCCAGCATACTTATGCCGAAGGCGTATATTTAATAGCAATTACTGCTACAGGAGTAAACGGCAAAACGACTACGGTTACTCAAGAAATTGTCGTGTCTTTTCAGGCACCTCAAAATTTAATGGTAACTATTGAGAATGATAGTAATGTCTCTAAACAAGTTAATGTTACAGCTTCTGCAGAGTTCGCTTTATCTTATGAGGTAGATTTTGGAGAACTTGGGTCTACTCCTATAATGGGAAATATTGATGATACCGTTTCTTACACATACCAAGAGCCAGGCACGTATACCATTACTGTTACTGCATTTAGTGCAGCTGTTGAAACAACATCTTATAGCGAAGCGTTTTTAGTTACAGAAATTTTAGCGCCTCTAAATCCAGCACCTACACCTCCAGCTAGAGTAGATAGTGATGTGGTTTCGGTATTTAGTGATGCATACACAGATGTAACTTTAGATGAATTACCAACAGTATGGTCTTCCTCAGGTTTTGAGGCTACTACTGTGGAGAGTGATAATATTTGGAAACTTACAACTTTAGATTTTCTAGGTATTGTTACTAATTATGCTAACGGTATTGATGTTTCTGCTATGGAGACATTACATATAGATTATTGGGTACCATCTGGTACAACAAATGAATTATTCGTAAAAATAGTAAATACTGTAGATGGAGGCGAAGATATTGAATCTTTAGGAACTACGGTTGGCGGTTCTTGGCAGAGCATAGATATTGATATGACGGTTTTCGATGATGGAAATCTGGCTAATAAAGAAAAAATCACACAGTTAATTATAGATTCAGACGGTGTTGCTGATGTGGTGTATATAGATAATTTTTATTTCTACAAATTAGCTTCAGGACCATCACCGTTAATAGGAACATGGAAAATGGCGCCAGAAGCAGGAGCTTTAGGAGTAGGACCAGCACCAGGGGATATAAGTTGGTTTGCTTGTGATGCCGCTTGTGTAACAGATAGAGCTTGTTATTTTGATGATACTTATGTTTTTGGAGCAAATGGTTCGTTTACAAACGTTTTAGGAACAGATACTTGGATTGAACCATGGCAAGGAGGAAATGATGCTTGTGGTACGCCTGTGGCGCCTTATAATGGAGTTACAGCATCGTTTACTCACAATGAAACCGCAGGAACGGTTACTTTGAATGGAACGGGTGCCTATATAGGGTTGCCTAAAGCAAATAATCAAGGAGAATTACCAAATGTTCCCGTACCCAATGCGATAACTTATACGGTTACTTTTATTGATATGGATACGATTAGTGTTTACGTAGAATCTGGTGCTGGTGTATTCTGGCAGTATAAATTAGTAAGAGAAATTCCAACGACCAACTCTCCGTTAGTCGGAACTTGGCAAATGGCACCAGAAGCAGGATCGCTTGGCGTTGGTCCAGCACCAGGTGATACAAGTTGGTTTGCTTGTGATGCCGCTTGTGTAACAGATAGAGCTTGTTATTTTGATGACACCTATGTTTTTGGAGCAAATGGTTCATTTACTAACGTTTTAGGAGTAGATACTTGGATTGAACCATGGCAAGGAGGAAATGATGCTTGTGGTACACCTGTAGCACCACATGATGGGAATACTACTGCGACATTTATTCACGATGAAACAGCAGGAACAGTTACGATAAATGGAGTTGGTGCTTATTTAGGTTTGCCTAAAGCAAATAATCAAGGAGAACTACCAAATGTTGCCGTACCAAATGAAATAACTTATACGCTTACTTTTATTGATACAGATACGATTAGTGTTTATGTAGAATCAGGGGCTGGTGTATTCTGGCAGTATAAATTAATTAGAAATTAA
- a CDS encoding glycoside hydrolase family 16 protein, protein MALNIKSLIFLFFSLTLLTSWSCSDDSIDSGNSDDNSVPNSNVVPSNLILTTVLQGADSNNPYGNGSGIVNFNAQAIDAVSYGFVIDGGTEVQSTDGTLLYTFNTKEGIEYYNVTVIAYSSTNDAIETSANVAVSYYIGTPPVWADEFFQTGAPNSENWTYDLGAGGWGNNEAQTYTNNAANVIVEDGVLKIMAKASGSGYTSSRLKSIGLVEFKYGRLDVRAKLPSSAGTWPAIWMLGANFPSVGWPACGEIDIMEQTGWDKNKTLGTCHWLNTSNSSYASYGLDTAISNVSSEFHVYSLEWSANSIKILVNDIQFFVMNSDGSAIPNTPFQNDFFIILNVAMGGSLGGDIPSNFTEDRMEVDYIRLFQ, encoded by the coding sequence ATGGCATTAAATATAAAATCATTAATTTTTCTATTTTTTTCTTTAACACTACTAACATCTTGGAGTTGTTCAGATGACAGTATAGATTCGGGAAATTCAGACGATAACTCAGTTCCTAATTCAAATGTGGTTCCGTCAAACTTGATACTTACTACTGTACTTCAGGGCGCAGATAGTAATAATCCCTACGGTAATGGTTCGGGTATTGTGAATTTTAATGCGCAAGCTATCGATGCAGTGTCCTATGGATTTGTAATAGATGGGGGAACTGAGGTTCAAAGTACAGATGGAACGCTGCTATACACTTTTAACACTAAAGAAGGAATAGAATATTATAATGTCACTGTTATTGCCTATTCAAGTACTAACGACGCTATAGAGACCTCAGCAAATGTAGCGGTTTCTTATTATATTGGAACGCCGCCAGTTTGGGCAGACGAGTTTTTCCAGACGGGAGCACCTAATAGCGAAAATTGGACGTATGATCTTGGAGCAGGGGGCTGGGGAAATAATGAAGCTCAAACCTATACTAATAATGCTGCTAATGTTATCGTAGAGGACGGCGTATTAAAAATAATGGCTAAAGCAAGTGGTTCTGGCTACACCTCTTCAAGGTTAAAATCAATAGGACTTGTAGAGTTTAAGTATGGCAGACTTGATGTTAGAGCCAAGCTACCATCATCGGCAGGAACATGGCCTGCAATTTGGATGTTAGGCGCTAATTTTCCATCTGTAGGTTGGCCTGCATGTGGAGAGATTGATATTATGGAGCAAACCGGTTGGGATAAAAATAAAACTTTAGGAACTTGCCATTGGCTAAATACGTCTAACTCAAGTTACGCTAGTTATGGTTTGGACACCGCAATTTCAAATGTTTCGTCTGAGTTCCATGTGTATTCTCTGGAATGGAGTGCAAACAGTATTAAAATTTTAGTGAATGATATCCAATTCTTTGTAATGAATAGTGATGGTTCTGCGATTCCAAACACACCTTTTCAAAACGATTTCTTCATAATACTTAATGTAGCAATGGGAGGGAGTTTAGGAGGTGACATACCCTCTAATTTTACGGAAGACCGTATGGAGGTTGATTATATAAGACTATTTCAATAA